The Dehalococcoidia bacterium genome has a window encoding:
- a CDS encoding exodeoxyribonuclease III, which translates to MKIVSWNVNGIRACLKKDFMIFFENSDADLFCIQETKAQSSQVEINTPGYSQFWYSAEKKGYSGTLIFAKNKPLNSIYGLGIDKHDNEGRVITLEYESFYLVTVYTPNSKRDLSRLPYRENEWDVDFLSYIKELEKFKPVIFCGDLNVAHKEIDLKNPKSNERNAGFTKEERKGFDNIVAEGFIDTFRKFNQNSDNYTWWSYMGGSRARNVGWRIDYFCISKSLENKLISADIHADVLGSDHCPVSIEINL; encoded by the coding sequence ATGAAGATAGTATCTTGGAATGTTAATGGAATAAGAGCATGCCTTAAAAAGGATTTTATGATATTTTTTGAGAATTCAGATGCTGATTTATTCTGCATTCAGGAAACTAAAGCTCAATCTTCGCAAGTAGAAATTAATACTCCTGGCTATTCTCAATTTTGGTATAGTGCTGAAAAGAAAGGTTACTCTGGTACCTTGATATTTGCCAAGAACAAACCATTGAATTCTATATATGGGCTTGGTATAGACAAACATGATAATGAGGGAAGAGTAATAACTTTAGAATATGAATCTTTTTATTTAGTTACTGTTTATACTCCTAATTCAAAGAGAGATTTATCTAGACTGCCATATAGAGAAAATGAATGGGATGTTGACTTTTTGAGCTACATTAAGGAATTAGAGAAATTTAAGCCAGTAATTTTTTGTGGGGACTTAAATGTCGCGCATAAAGAAATTGATCTAAAAAATCCCAAATCAAATGAACGTAATGCTGGATTTACAAAGGAAGAAAGAAAAGGTTTTGACAATATAGTTGCAGAAGGATTTATAGATACTTTTAGAAAATTCAACCAGAATAGTGATAACTATACTTGGTGGAGTTATATGGGAGGATCAAGGGCGAGAAATGTAGGTTGGAGGATTGACTATTTCTGTATATCTAAATCACTAGAAAATAAACTTATTTCTGCAGATATTCATGCTGATGTTTTAGGTTCAGATCATTGCCCAGTAAGTATTGAAATAAATTTGTAG